One region of Gemmatimonas sp. UBA7669 genomic DNA includes:
- a CDS encoding aldo/keto reductase: protein MIPRIALAPGLEISRVLTGLWQVADMERDGRTVDLHAAARAMAPYAEAGFSTFDMADHYGSAELIAGIYRRDVAPNGDVQCLTKWVPEPGPVSEADVSAALDRACARLGTERLDLLQFHAWTFADPRWLDALWLLEAARDAGRIGAIGVTNFDTAHLRVARATGIRLVSNQVSGSLLDRRFTQRLGPYCAEQGVGLLCYGTVLGGFLTERWLGAPEPDWQTLETWSQMKYGRFIAVAGGWAPFQTLLRAVHRVAQKHGVSMATIASRWVLDQPGVAGVIVGARLGKSTHVSETARVFQFTLDEDDHAQLAAAQEGLAPIPGDCGDEYRTPPFLTASGDLSHHVSKFPAPYTTRAGSDGRTLALSGTVWEPMAGYSRAVRKGKQIAVSGTTATHGSRVIGGSDAAAQTHFVIDKLSGALQSLGARLEDVIRTRIFVSQVDHWEPVARAHGERFGHILPANTLVEARLVGDEYLVEIECDAVVSDGTGGA, encoded by the coding sequence ATGATTCCTCGCATTGCACTGGCCCCTGGTCTCGAGATCTCCCGCGTGCTCACGGGCCTTTGGCAAGTGGCCGACATGGAACGCGACGGTCGCACGGTTGACCTGCACGCGGCGGCGCGCGCCATGGCACCCTACGCCGAGGCCGGCTTCAGCACGTTTGACATGGCCGATCACTACGGCTCGGCAGAGCTGATTGCCGGCATTTACCGGCGCGATGTCGCGCCGAATGGCGACGTGCAGTGTCTCACCAAGTGGGTGCCGGAACCGGGGCCCGTGAGTGAGGCCGATGTCAGCGCCGCGCTTGATCGCGCCTGCGCGCGGCTTGGTACCGAACGTCTTGACCTGCTGCAGTTTCACGCCTGGACCTTTGCCGATCCGCGCTGGCTCGATGCGCTCTGGCTGCTCGAGGCGGCGCGTGATGCCGGACGCATTGGCGCGATTGGGGTGACCAACTTCGATACCGCGCATCTGCGTGTTGCCCGTGCCACCGGCATCCGTCTCGTGAGCAATCAGGTGAGCGGCTCACTGCTCGACCGGCGCTTCACGCAGCGGCTTGGCCCCTACTGCGCCGAGCAGGGGGTGGGGCTACTGTGTTACGGCACCGTGCTGGGCGGGTTCCTCACCGAGCGCTGGCTCGGTGCCCCTGAACCCGACTGGCAGACGCTCGAGACCTGGTCGCAAATGAAGTACGGCCGCTTCATTGCTGTGGCCGGCGGGTGGGCGCCGTTTCAGACGCTGCTTCGGGCAGTGCACCGCGTGGCCCAGAAGCACGGCGTGTCGATGGCCACCATCGCGAGTCGCTGGGTGCTCGACCAGCCGGGCGTGGCCGGGGTGATTGTCGGTGCGCGCCTGGGCAAGTCCACGCATGTCTCCGAGACGGCGCGGGTGTTTCAGTTCACGCTCGACGAGGACGACCACGCGCAACTGGCGGCCGCGCAGGAGGGGCTCGCCCCCATTCCCGGCGACTGTGGTGACGAGTATCGCACGCCGCCGTTCCTTACGGCCAGCGGCGATTTGAGTCATCACGTGTCCAAGTTTCCGGCGCCGTACACGACGCGCGCGGGCAGCGACGGTCGCACGCTGGCGCTGAGCGGCACGGTGTGGGAGCCGATGGCCGGCTACAGTCGTGCGGTGCGCAAGGGCAAGCAGATTGCGGTGTCCGGTACGACCGCGACACACGGCAGCCGAGTCATTGGGGGCAGCGACGCGGCGGCGCAGACCCATTTCGTGATCGACAAACTCAGCGGCGCGTTGCAGTCATTGGGCGCGCGTCTCGAGGATGTAATCCGCACGCGCATCTTCGTGTCGCAGGTGGACCATTGGGAGCCGGTGGCGCGTGCGCACGGTGAGCGCTTCGGGCACATTTTGCCAGCCAACACCCTCGTCGAGGCGCGTTTGGTGGGAGACGAGTATCTTGTGGAGATCGAGTGTGATGCGGTGGTGAGCGATGGTACCGGAGGTGCTTGA